In Niallia sp. FSL W8-0635, one genomic interval encodes:
- a CDS encoding helix-turn-helix transcriptional regulator: MTNKQKTTKDKILHLLKKEGSLTVNDFTDCLQITHMAVRKHLTILEKDGLIQSELVKQPMGRPIQSFTLAEKAEHFFPKSYEGISIDLLHDVKELYGDDSVQQLFNKREERLTKEYISRMSDKNPSEKMKEMVEIQNEKGYMADLAKVDDQTFEITEYNCPILEVAKEFKVACRCETEMLKNVLGTNTVNRTCCRTEGDNYCKFLVKFVS; this comes from the coding sequence ATGACTAATAAACAAAAAACGACAAAAGATAAAATCCTTCATCTACTTAAAAAGGAAGGATCTTTAACGGTAAATGATTTTACAGATTGCCTGCAAATTACGCATATGGCCGTGCGAAAGCACTTAACGATATTAGAAAAAGATGGATTGATTCAATCCGAACTAGTAAAACAGCCAATGGGAAGACCTATTCAAAGCTTTACGCTGGCGGAAAAAGCAGAACATTTTTTTCCGAAAAGCTATGAAGGAATTAGTATTGATTTATTGCATGATGTAAAAGAGCTTTATGGCGACGACTCGGTTCAGCAGTTATTTAATAAACGGGAAGAACGTCTGACAAAAGAATATATATCTCGCATGAGTGACAAGAACCCTTCTGAGAAAATGAAGGAAATGGTTGAGATTCAAAACGAAAAAGGATATATGGCTGATCTAGCAAAAGTGGACGACCAAACGTTTGAAATAACCGAATATAATTGTCCTATCTTAGAAGTAGCTAAGGAGTTTAAAGTTGCCTGTCGATGTGAAACAGAAATGCTTAAAAACGTTCTAGGAACAAATACAGTTAACAGAACATGCTGTCGTACAGAAGGAGATAATTACTGTAAATTTTTAGTGAAGTTTGTCTCTTAA
- a CDS encoding DUF1450 domain-containing protein: protein MGIVVVEICDGSLITEIDLEKIIESKYPEVAVIESSCLSFCGMCAKRPYAIVNGKRIFAKTTEECLRLIMKQIEVELAIFA, encoded by the coding sequence ATGGGGATTGTAGTAGTAGAAATATGTGACGGAAGTTTGATTACGGAAATAGATTTAGAAAAAATTATAGAATCAAAATATCCAGAAGTTGCAGTGATTGAAAGCAGCTGTCTTTCATTTTGTGGGATGTGTGCAAAGCGACCTTATGCCATTGTGAATGGAAAAAGAATTTTTGCGAAAACCACAGAAGAATGTCTCCGATTAATTATGAAGCAAATTGAAGTGGAACTAGCTATTTTTGCATAA
- a CDS encoding superoxide dismutase has product MTTYSLPALPYEFNALEPHIDQQTMEIHHGKHHQTYVNNLNAALEGQDALQAKSLEELLSNLDEVPEQIRTAVRNNGGGHLNHSLFWEVIAPATGENAPSGELAEAINKAFGSFDAFKEQFTAAATTRFGSGWAWLVVDQEGNLKVTSTPNQDNPIMDGEKAILGLDVWEHAYYLNYQNRRPEYISNFFSIINWSVVADKFANNN; this is encoded by the coding sequence ATGACTACATATTCATTACCAGCTTTACCATACGAATTTAATGCGTTAGAGCCGCATATCGATCAACAAACAATGGAAATTCATCATGGAAAACATCATCAAACTTATGTGAATAATTTAAATGCAGCTCTAGAAGGACAGGATGCATTACAAGCAAAATCATTAGAGGAGCTATTAAGCAATCTTGATGAAGTGCCAGAACAAATTAGAACTGCTGTTAGAAATAATGGTGGCGGTCATTTAAATCATTCTTTATTCTGGGAAGTGATTGCACCAGCTACAGGTGAAAATGCTCCTTCTGGTGAATTAGCAGAAGCGATTAATAAAGCATTCGGAAGCTTTGATGCATTCAAAGAACAATTTACTGCAGCAGCTACAACTAGATTTGGATCTGGTTGGGCATGGTTAGTTGTTGATCAAGAAGGTAATTTAAAAGTAACAAGCACACCGAACCAAGATAATCCAATTATGGATGGAGAAAAGGCTATCTTAGGATTAGATGTTTGGGAGCATGCTTACTACCTAAATTACCAAAACAGAAGACCTGAGTACATTTCCAATTTCTTCTCTATCATTAATTGGAGCGTAGTTGCAGATAAATTTGCTAATAATAACTGA
- a CDS encoding methylated-DNA--[protein]-cysteine S-methyltransferase encodes MFTIDYHSPIGVIEISGTEKAVHSILFSEKELAENVVDGYTPNVLVTCCEQLDAYFKGIRRDFSFPMELGGTPFQKQVWNALTTIPYAATGSYKDIAYNIGNEKAVRAVGSANGKNKLCIVIPCHRIIGANGTLTGYAGGLWRKEWLLSHEQKFGQTIQ; translated from the coding sequence ATGTTTACAATTGATTACCATTCTCCAATTGGAGTAATCGAGATTAGTGGGACGGAAAAGGCTGTTCACTCTATTTTGTTTTCGGAAAAAGAACTAGCAGAAAATGTAGTTGATGGGTATACACCAAATGTATTAGTCACCTGCTGCGAGCAATTAGATGCCTATTTTAAGGGGATACGACGTGATTTCTCTTTTCCAATGGAATTAGGGGGTACTCCTTTTCAAAAACAAGTTTGGAATGCGTTAACGACTATTCCTTATGCGGCTACTGGATCCTATAAAGATATTGCCTACAACATTGGGAATGAAAAAGCAGTGCGAGCAGTTGGAAGTGCAAATGGCAAAAATAAGCTATGTATTGTCATTCCATGTCATCGAATTATTGGTGCAAATGGAACATTAACTGGATATGCAGGTGGCTTATGGAGAAAAGAATGGCTGCTTAGTCATGAGCAGAAATTTGGCCAAACTATCCAATAA
- a CDS encoding NADPH-dependent FMN reductase yields the protein MKLVGISGSLVGSKTSKAVNEVLVAAKSLDPTIQVELIDLREFDIEFVNGAPLSYYNDDTIKVVNTILASDALVIGTPVYQASITGVLKNLFDHLPVDAFKSKVTGMVITGGTDKHFLVMEYQLKPILTYFKGLVTVQNVFVHNDYFDDENEITDEDVKKRMAKLAEEIVYLKR from the coding sequence ATGAAGCTTGTAGGTATTTCTGGTTCATTAGTTGGTTCCAAAACTTCAAAAGCAGTAAATGAAGTTTTAGTAGCAGCTAAGTCACTTGATCCAACTATTCAAGTGGAGTTAATTGATTTAAGAGAATTCGATATTGAATTTGTTAATGGGGCACCCCTGAGCTATTATAACGATGATACAATTAAAGTTGTAAATACAATTTTAGCAAGTGATGCTCTTGTGATAGGAACACCTGTATATCAAGCTTCCATTACTGGTGTATTAAAAAATCTATTTGATCATTTACCAGTTGATGCATTCAAATCAAAAGTAACTGGGATGGTTATCACAGGTGGTACAGATAAACATTTTCTTGTGATGGAATATCAATTGAAGCCAATTCTTACTTATTTTAAAGGATTGGTTACTGTACAAAATGTGTTTGTGCATAATGACTATTTTGATGATGAGAATGAAATTACGGATGAAGATGTTAAAAAGCGAATGGCTAAATTAGCGGAGGAAATTGTTTATTTAAAGCGCTAG